The genomic window TCGTCCTTCTATTGATCTACGCCTTTGGCTTGGCTATCGCTACTTTTATAGAGAAGTATCATGGTACTGCCGTCGCTAAAGCGCTGATTTACTATTCTCCTGTATTTTTCTTACTCCAATTCTTATTGGTAGCCAATTTCGTGGCTATCGTTATCAAGCACCAGTTACTTAAGCGGCGTAAATGGGGATTGATGGTCACCCATGCCGCCTTTATTGTCATCCTTCTGGGTGCACTTATTTCCCACCTTTTCGGCGAGGAAGGAATCCTTCACCTGCGTGAGGGAGAGGCTAGCGATCGTATCATGATCCGTACCTCGGACCAGACTCTCTATCATACGCTTCCTTTTAGCGTAGAACTCGTGAAATTTACCTTAACCCGCTATCCCGGCTCTGCCAGTCCCTCTGCTTATGAGAGTGAGTTGCTGGTACATGTAGATGGACAGACTCGCCATACCCGGGTATATATGAATAATGTATTAGACGTGAAAGGCTATCGCTTCTTCCAAGCCTCCTATGATCCGGATGAGCAAGGAACGGTACTTTCCGTGAACCGAGATGTGGCCGGAAGGAATATTACGTATACCGGCTACGTGATTTTAGTGATCGGCTTTATACTTTGCTTGGTAGGCAAGAACTCCCGTTTCATGAAATTAAGCCGTCAGTTGAAAGATTTAAGAGGGGGCGCTCGTAAAACGACCCTGTTAGTAGCGGTTCTTCTTTCCGTAGGGGGCTTGCGGGCGCAAGGTGCGGCCGCTCCCGAGATGAAGGAGGTTATACAGAAATATGCGATAAGTCCGGAACATGCCGCTAAGTTCGGTGCGTTGCCGATCCAATCGGTAAGCGGACGTATGTTGCCGATCAATACATTCTCTTCCGAGGTACTGCGAAAGTTGCATAAATCGGATCAGTTCGGTTCCTTGAACTCGGATCAGTTCTTGTTGAGTGTCTTGGCTATGCCGGATATGTGGGTCCGGGTGCCGTTTATCGCCTTGTCTAATAGTGAGCTGGCCAATTATTACGACCTTACGGATAAGGAGTGTGCCTATATAGAGGTATTCGATAGCCACGGACGCTATAAATTGCAAGAGAAGCTGGAAGAGGCCTACAATAAAATGCCGGCGGAGCGTACCCGCTTCGATAAAGACTTGATCAAGCTGGACGAGCAGGTGAATATCTTCCATCAATTGATCAATTACCAGATGTTGAACCTTTTCCCGAAAGAGGACGATCCGGATCACAAATGGTATGCGCCGGGCGATGATTTGTCGGCGTTTTCCGGAAAAGACTCCATGTTCGTTACCCACATTATGGGCTGGTATTTATCGGAGGTACAAGAAGGATTGAAGAGTGGTGATTGGGAGAAAGCGGACGAGGTGATCGGTATGATCCATACGTATCAGCAAGCCAAGAATAAGACGGTAGACATTCGCCCTGAGAAAATACAGGCCGAGATTAAATATAATCAAATGGATGTATTCCGGCAATGTAAGAAAGGGTACTTGATTTTGGGAGGCTTGTTGCTGATCTTCGCTTTCGTGGCCTTATTCAAGAAGAAAAAATGGGTTACCTATACGACTTGGTTATTAAGTCTGGGCATTTTGGCCGTATTCGTTTTCCATATGTATGGGATGGGAATGCGGTGGTATATCGCAGGTTACGCCCCTTGGAGCAATTCGTACGAGACGATGGTTTATGTGGCTTGGGCTACGGTGTTCGCCGGGTTGTTGTTCGTACGCAAGAGTACGCTTACGTTTGCGTTGGCTACTTTATTCGGGGGGATCATCTTGTTCGTGTCCGGCTTGAGTTGGATGGACCCGCAGATCAATCCGCTGGTTCCGGTCTTGAAATCCCCATGGTTGATGTTCCATGTGGCGGTTATCGTGGGAGCTTATGGTTTCTTCGGTATTAGCTGTCTGATCGGCTTGACGAATCTGGTGATGATGAGCGTAAGCGGGGAGAAGAACAGCGTGATGCTCAAAGAACGGGTACGAGAATTGAGTATCGTGAACGAGATGTCACTTTGGATCGGATTGGCCCTGATGACGATCGGTACTTTCTTGGGAGCGGTCTGGGCGAATGAGTCGTGGGGACGTTATTGGGGCTGGGACCCGAAGGAGACGTGGGCGTTGATTACGATGGTGATATATGCGATCGTGACGCATCTCCGCTTGATACCGAAATGCAATAACCTGTGGTTGTTTAATTTTACGTCTATCTTGGCCTTCTATTCGGTGTTGATGACCTTCTTCGGCGTGAATTATTTCTTGAGTGGCATGCACTCTTATGGCCAGAATGACAACGTGAACGGGATATTTATTTATCTTTATCTGTCGATCATCCTAGTATTGGGGGCTGGCTTTATATCCTATCGGAAGAGAACGAATTTTAATAATATAATTGTCTAACTATAAATTGAATAGATCATGAGAACATTTAATCACGTAGGAATTGTCACTACGGAAAGTAAAGAAGGGGCGGTTTATAACGAAAGCCTGAGTGTATGGTTGACGGATTACAGCAAGAGTCCGAACCGGATCGAGTTCTTGAAATTCGAGAAAGGCAGCTGCCTACCGGAGTTGGTACAGACCAATGGCCATATCGCTTATACGGTTCCTTGTTTGGAAAAAGAGTTGGAAGGTAAGAAGGTAATCTTCGGCCCAGCTGTTTGCGACGAGCACTTGACGATCGCTTTCATCGAGGAAGAAGGTATCGCTATCGAGATCATGGAACTAAAATAATTCGTAAATCAAAATTTATAAATCTAAAGGAGGATAATACCATGTCAGACATCAAGACAAAATTCATAAATGATCCTGAGAATATTACGGCAGAGTTATTGGAAGGCTATGTATTAGCATATCCGAATCAGGTAAAGTTGGCAGCTGAGAATATCGTCGTACGTGCTAACCCGAAAGGCAATGATAAGGTTGCGATCGTTACCTTAGGTGGTTCCGGTCATGAGCCTGCCTTGAGTGGTTTCGTAGGAGAGGGCATGTTGGATTGCTCCGTCGTGGGTGACGTATTCGCCGCTCCGGGTGCCCAACGTTTGTTTCAGGCACTGCAATTGATGGATCGTGAGGCCGGGATCTTGTTGGTCGTATTGAACCATTCCGGCGACGTGATGAGTGCTAATATGGCTTGCCAGTTGGCTGCACGTAAAGGGATCAAGGTGAAGAAATTACTTACGCATGATGATATCAGCGCAGGTATCGGGGCGAATATAGACGATCGTCGTGGCTTGGCTGGTTGTGTTCCTTTGTATAAGATATTAGGTGCCGCCGCTGAGGAAGGGAAGTCTTTAGACGAGCTGATTGAGATTGGTGAACGCTATAATAAGAACGTGGCTACCTTGGCTGTCGCTATGCGTTCTTGTACGCATCCCCAAAACGGAGGTACGATCACGAACCTTCCCGATGGTATCATGGAGATCGGTATGGGCCAACATGGCGAAGGTGGCGGTGGACAGAAACCGTTGGTATCCGCCGATGATACGGCAGTGGAGATGGTAGACCTACTTTGCCAGCAGTTACAGCCAAAAGCCGGTGATAAGATGTTGTTGATCATTAACGGCGTAGGCGCTACTACCCATATGGAATTGAATATCATCTTCCGCAAGGCTTATAAGGAATTAGAGGCTCGTGGCTTGCAGGTGGTGGTAAGCCGTATCCAAGAGATCTTGACCGTACAGGAGCAAGCCGGATTCCAGATGATTATGGCGATCTTGGATGAGGATCATATCGATTATTTGAATAACAAATGTGCGGACGCACCTTATTGGACAACCCTAGGTAAATAAATAATATACATGAAACAACTTACTATCGAGGCCTTCAAGGCCATGTTAGACAATGCGCTGAAACAGATCAAGGCACGTGAGGAGGAATTCTCTAAATTGGATGCCGTAATCGGGGATGGTGATCATGGTACCGCTATCGTTGCCGCTATGACTGCCGTGAATAAAAGCGCTCAGTCCGGAACGGAGTTCAAGCAAATGCTTGGTGATATGGGAATGGACGTGATGATGGAAGTGAGCGGATCGACAAGTACCTTGCTCGGTGCTTTCTTCTTGGGTATGAGCGATCATGCAGAGGGAACCGAGTTGGATGCCGCAGGCGTGAAAGCTATGTTCGCCGGTGGCTTGGCGAATGTGCAACAACAAACCCAAGCGAAACGAGGCGACAAGACGATGATGGATGCCTTGATCCCGGCGGTGGAGGCTATGCAGGCTTGTACGTCGGATGATATCAAGGAGGTCTTGAATGCCGGCGCTAAAGCGGCGCTTGATGGAGCGGAGGCTACGGTACCGATGAAAGCTAACTTTGGACGTGCCCGTAACTATGGTGAGCGTTCGATTGGTTTCGCTGATAGCGGGGCTACTTCGTGGAGCTGTATGTTCGCTTCTTTTGCAGAGGTGCTATAAAATAATACACAGCGTGAGACGGGGCATGCCCCGTCTCTACAAAATATAATAATATAACGAATAATAAATATGGCAGATTTAGATGATTTAAGAGAAGGTGCGGACTTCGGTTTAGGCATCAATTGTGAGAACCAGAGTTTCCATGTGAAGGGAGCCGAGAACTTACCTTGGGGCATGAAAGACCGTCTGTCCCGTATCTTCAACCCGAAGACAGGCAAGGCGGTTATGCTTGCTTTTGACCATGGTTTCATCATGGGGCCGACTTCCGGTTTGGAGCGTATCGACTTGAATATCGTTCCTTTGATTGAATATGCGGATTGCTTGATGTGTACCCGTGGTATCCTGCAATCTACGATCCCTGCGAATACGACGAAACCGATTTGTCTTCGTTCGGACGCTGGAACGTCTATTCTTACGGATTTGAACGATAATGTATTGATCGATATAGAGGACGCTATCCGTATGAACGTCTCCGCCATGGCGGTTATGTTGGCTATCGGTGATGAGGCGCATGAGGCTAAGACTGTGGCTAACTTATATAAGGCGGTCGATAAGGCCAGCCGTTACAATATCCCGGTAATGGGTGTTACCGCCGTTGGTAAGCAAATGGCTCGAGACGCTCGTTATTTCGGTCTGGCTTCCCGTATCTGTGCGGAGAATGGCGCTAATATCGTGAAGACCTACTATTGTGAGGGCTTCGAGAAGGTAGCCGCTGCTTGTCCGGTTCCCGTGGTAATTGCCGGTGGTAAGAAATTACCGGAGAAGGAGGCGTTGGAATTATGTTATAATGCGATCAACGACGGTGCGGCTGGCGTGGATATGGGACGTAACGTATTCCAGAGTACTTCTCCTGTCGCCATGATCCAAGCGGTTCATGCGGTCGTGCATCAAGGTATCACGCCTGATCAGGGATATGAGTTGTTCTGCGACTTAGCGAAATAATCCATCGCAGGGGTAGGTTTTACCTGCTCCTGCTTATTTATATAATTTAAACCATGAAAATCTATACTTTTATATTATCCGCATGCCTGCTACTCGTATGTTCCGCATGTCATGAGGCGTCGCATTATCTTTTATTAGGCGGTTCCGGCTGGGACAAAATCGCCATCGTAAACAAGAACACGAAAGAAATTGAATGGGAGCATCCCTTGGAAAAAGGATGGGAATGTAATTCCGTAGCTGTTACTCCCGACCGGAATATCCTTTTTTCCTATTCGAAAGGGGCGAAGCTAATCACCCGGGATCATGAGGAGGTCTGGAATATCTCCGCTCCGGAAGGCTGTGAGATGCAGACGGCCCGTGTACTTCCCAACGGTAATTATTTATTAGCGTGGTGTGGATACCCGGCGACGATCATGGAGGTGAATGCAAAAGGAGAGATCCTGTCGAAAACGGATTTCGACACCCATATTGAGCAACCCCATGCCCAATTCCGTCAAGTAAACAAAAATAAGCAGGGCAATTATTTAGTGCCCTTGTTCGCTACCTCCGAGATCCGGGAAATATCCCCGTCCGGTCAATTGCTGAAAAGCGTGAAAGTAGACGGTAACCCGTTTAGCGTGGCTGCGTTGGATAACGGTAATTATCTGGTCGCTTGCGGTGATGCCCATTGCTTCATAGAGCTGAATTTCGAGACTGGAGATATCGTTCGCAAGGTGAATGAGAACGATATCGAGGGAGCCCAGCTTTTCTTTGTTGCCCAGTTGCTCCCTAAACGGGACGGTGGTTTGTATATCTGTAACTGGCAAGGCCATGACGGAGAGGCTGCGAAAGGACATTACCCGCAGTTGATCGAGATAAACGGAGCCGGAAAGATGGTCTGGGATTTGAATGATAACGCTACCTTCGGGATGATCTCCTCTATTTGTCCGATCGATTAAAGATATATCCGGATTATTAATTATATTTGTACACCTAAATTCTAAATAAAGCATGGAAGAGAAAAACACGAATGCTACTAAACGTCGAAACCCTGTAACTTGGGTCCCTAGTGTCTATTTTGCTATGGGATTGCCTTTTGTAGTGCTGAACATGGTTACCGTACTCATGTTTAAGGGATTGGATATCTCGGATGCCCAGATTGCGTTATGGACCTCGGTTATCATGTTACCTTGGACCTTAAAGCCTTTATGGAGCCCGTTTTTGGAAATGTATCGTACCAAGAAATTCTTTGTCGTATTGACCCAGTTGTTATCCGGTTGCTTATTCGGTTTAGTGGCCTTGGCGTTAAACTTGCCGAGTTTCTTTGCTCTATCTATCGCATTATTAGGTATTATAGCGCTTAGCGGGGCTACGCATGACGTGGCAACGGATGGCGTTTATATGAAAGAGCTCTCACCGGAGAATCAAGCCAAATATATCGGTTGGCAAGGTGCGTTTTACAATTTAGCGAAGATCGTAGCCACGGGTGGTCTGGTTTATCTGGCGGGTTATATGATGCAATATTTTACCGGGATAGGATTGGAGAAAGAGGCCATGATATACGCTTGGATGATCGTTATGCTGCTTTGCGGTACGATCATGATCCTGCTTGGTTTTTATCATATGAAGATGTTGCCTTCGGGTGGAAAAGCCGCTACCGGAGAACATTCGTTGAAGGAAAGTATGGCTGAGCTATGGCTGGTCTTCAAGGAGTTCTTCACGAAGAAGTATATCGTGTGGTATATCTGTTTCATTATATTGTATCGTTTTGCCGAGGGTTTCGTGATAAAGATCGTACCTTTGTTCTTGAAAGCTCCGATAGCTGATCAAGGATTAGGACTAACGGAGCAAGAGATCGGTTTGTATTATGGTACGTTTGGAGCGGCGGCGTTTGTGCTGGGTTCTTTGCTCGGTGGATATTATATCTCGGCTAAGGGATTGCGAAAGGTATTGTTTACGCTTTGTTGTTGCTTCAACATACCGTTTTTGGTATACACGTTCTTGGCGTGTTTCCAGCCTGATAATGGTCTCATTATCGCTTCCGCCATCGTATTCGAGTATTTTGGCTATGGATTCGGTTTCGTGGGCTTGATGCTGTTTATGATGCAACAGGTAGCTCCGGGCAAGCATCAGATGGCGCATTATGCGTTCGCCTCAGGTATCATGAACCTTGGCGTAATGCTTCCGGGAATGATGAGCGGTTTTGTGAGTGACTGGCTAGGTTATAAGTATTTCTTTATCGTGACCTTGCTGGCGATGATCCCTTCATTCTTGGTAGCCTATTTCGTACCGTTCACGTATGACGATAAAGGTAATAAGTTAGTATAGTAATATTTTAATAGGATTAGTTATGGATAATTTGAAAATCGTAGGCGCTCCGCTGCCAGATATGCCTTGGGAAGATCGTCCCGAGGGTAGCAAAGAAGTATTGTGGAGATATTCGAAGAACCCGGTGATTCCTCGTGATATCCTCCCGACATCGAACAGTGTGTTCAACAGTGCTGTTGTCCCTTTCAAAGGTGGTTATGCCGGTGTGTTCCGATGCGACGATACGAATCGCCGGATGCGTTTGCACGTAGGTTTTAGCGCAGATGCCATTCATTGGAGTATCTCTGAGACAAAACTCGAGTTTGAGTGCGACGACAAGGAGATCGGCGAGTTTGTTTATGCCTACGACCCCCGTGTATGTTTTATCGAGGATCGTTACTATGTGACTTGGTGTAACGGTTATCATGGCCCGACGATCGGCGTGGCTTACACGTTCGATTTCGAGACCTTCCATCAGCTGGAGAACGCTTATCTGCCTTTCAACCGTAATGGCGTGATGTTCCCTCGTAAGATTAACGGAAACTTCGCCATGTTGAGCCGTCCGAGCGACAACGGTCATACTCCGTTCGGCGATATTTTCTATAGCGAGTCTCCGGATATGTGTTTCTGGGGTAAACATCGCCACGTGATGTCTCCGGCTGCGTTCGAGGATAGCGCTTGGCAGTGTACGAAGATCGGTGCGGGCCCTATCCCTATCGAGACTTCCGAAGGCTGGTTATTGATTTACCACGGCGTGCTTCGTTCTTGCAACGGGTATGTGTATAGCTTCGGTTCCGCTATCTTGGATTTGGAGCAACCTTGGAAAGTGAAATTCCGCTCCGGACCTTATTTGTTATCCCCGCAAAAGGATTACGAGTGCATGGGAGACGTTCCGAACGTAGTCTTTCCCTGTGCCGCCTTGCATGATCCGGAGACGAAACGTATCGCTATCTATTACGGCTGCGCAGATACGGTAACAGGATTGGCTTTTGGCTATATTGATGAGATTTTGGATTTTACGAAGAAGAATTCAATCATTTAACAGACTCGAGAAGAACAATATACTTTTGTTGTCGAAACAATATACTTTTACACACGAAAGTATATTGTTTTAGAACAAAAAGTATATTGTTTTTTTTATTAGGTAAAAGAGTAAGAGCTATGACAAAGATACAACAGTTTTTGGCAGATCTGCCCGAGGAGAAGAAATCCTTGTTTGTCCCTGTTTTCGGGAGCATGGAGAAATTTTATACGGTAGTTTACTTGATCGCCCGGAATGAGCACGTCACTGATCAGGAGAAGCCAGATCGTTATGAGGATCGTTTACAGGTGATTCGCCAGATACGTAACCGGGTGGAGAAACTAGTTTCCTCGTATGGCTTGGACGGAGGGGAGATCGTAGCCGATATCGCCAGCGACTATTTTGAGGATTATGTCAATTACAAAGAGCCGGAGCTAGACATTACGAATGATGAGTTTATCGCTATCCTCCAGAAAATATAGGAGATAAATATAATTTTATTGTGTGGTAGTATTGACATTATCCGGTATCACCGTGGCTTTGATGACTCTCCCGAACTTAATTGGTATCTTGCTGTTACATAGGGAAGTGAAAAACTCTGTCAAGGAGTATTGGCGACGGATGAAGGAGAAGTAATGACTGTGAATAACATTTTTTGTGTATAATACGCTTTGTATGTGTTTAATAACGCCTATCTTTGCCAATTACCGGAATTTTAGGTTCTGGGTATTAGTTGAGAAGAGTAATGATTGAGAGTTGGCAAAGTTTTATTGAATGAAGTATTTTACAAAGTTAATACGCTGGATATCTTCACAGGAGCATTTATATTTCTTATTTGCCCTGTTATTTATCATCCCAAACTGTGTGTTCTTTTTTACGGAACCGCTTCCCGTCACGGTCGGTATCGCCTCGTTGCTGATACCTTTGGCCTTTTGGATGGGTGTTTTGTTAGTGGCCCGTAAACCGGGGATCGTGGTTTGGTGCCTGTTGCCGAAGGTTATATTAGATGGGGGGCAGTTGGTGCTTCTGTATCTTTTCGGGCAGTCCGTGATAGCGGTTGATATGTATTTGAACCTTACCAGCTCGAACGCTTCCGAGGCTAGCGAATTATTGGGGAATATCATTTTGGTGATCGGTTGCGTATTCTTTTTCTATACATTGCCTACTCTAATACTCGCTTATCGTTCGATACGGCAGAAAGAGAAATTGCGAAATCCTTTCCGGAAGAAATGGGCCAAGATCAGCCTAGGCATGTTTGTCATGGGCTTGATCCTTTGCTTCCTGTCTCCTTTGCAAGATCACCGGTTTTCATGGAAGGACGATGTGTATCCGGCTAACGCCCTATACAATTTATATTTCGCCATAAATAAGGCGGAGAGGAACCGTAAGTATCATATTACTTCCGCCGACTTTAAGTTCGACGCCACTAAGCTGGAACAAGCTGAGGGAAAACGGGAGATCTACGTCTTGGTAGTGGGAGAGACCTCCCGTGCTATGGAATGGAGCCTTTACGGATACGAGCGCAAGACGACTCCCCGTATGGAGGCTTTAGACGGATTGGTGCATTTCACGGATGTGGTGACGCAATCGAATAATACGCATAAAAGTGTCCCCATTATCCTGTCCGCTGCCAGCGCCGAGAATTATGGAGTCCTTTACGACGAGAAAAGTATCGTGACCGCTTTCAAAGAGGCTGGTTTCCGTACGCTCGTGATCGCCAACCAGAAACTAACGACCTCGATGATCGGCGCTTTTTACCGGGAGGCAGATACCTTTATCGATATGAGCGCATTTAATACGGGTTCTACGCTAACCTCCTTGCACGATGCGGCGATCCTGCCTTATCTAAAGAAGGAACTGGATAAAGAGGACGGTAATCTTTTCGTAGTACTGCATACTTATGGCTCGCATTTTAATTACCATGAACGTTATCCGAAGGAGTTCCGTTTCTATAGGCCGGATAAGGCGGAGGGAATTCGTGCCTCGTATAAAAAGGAGTTACGGAACGCTTATGATAATTCCATCCACTATACAGATTACGTGCTGGGGGAAATCGTGGATATGTTGGCGAAGACAAATGCTCCGGCATCCATGCTTTACTTAAGCGATCATGGAGAGGATATCTTCGATGATTCCAGAGCCCGTTATCTGCATGCTTCTCCGATACCGACCTATTACCAGTTGCATATCCCGTATGTGATCTGGTTCTCGAAGGCTTACCGGGAGTCATATCCCCAGAAATATCTGGAAGCGCAGGCACACGAGACTTATCCGGTTAGCACGAACAGCGTATTCCATACGATGCTTGATATAGCCGGTGTGCGGACTCCGGTGGCCGATTCCACGTTTGCTTTAACGAATCGTGCCTTCAAGGTACGTGACCGTATGTATCTGGGAGACCATGACGACCCGATCCCATTTTGGAAAGTCGGCTTAAAAAAGCAGGATTTTGAGATGATGGATAAATGGGATATCGCTTATGATAGGAATTAGACTGATCTCAATCGTATATGAAAGAGCAAAGCGGACATATTACTAGCAAGGTGATATTAGGCTATATTTTGCTGATTACCATTGCGGTCTGCTCAGTCGCTTACATTTATAATATAGTAGAGAAAGTGGCCGAGGAGGACGAGCCGGATCATCAGGCACGCCGGAAGGTGTACTTGGTCACCAATACGCTCTCCCTGCTCTATGAAAGCGAGGCGTTGGGGCAGTTGGTAGGCATGCCCCAGAACGAGTTCCGCCACTTCAATCGTACGTTGAATAAGGCCCATAATAACATGGATTCGTTGAGGACCTTGGTGACGGACTCCATGCAACTCCTGAAAATAGATACGATCGACATACTGCTGGAGCGTAAGCGATGGAATACCCGCCGCTTGCTTGAGACTTGGCAGGAAGCGAACACGGAGCGTCTTTATACGGAGAATATCGAGAAAATAATTGCCGTCCGGGATACGATCGTAAATGAGGTGCAGGTACAAGAGCGGGTAGAGGTCAAGCAAGATACGGTGGTAGTTCCCCGTAAGAAGCGAGGATTCTTCAAGCGTTTGGCCGACGTGTTCTCTCCCGGCAAGGAAGATACCAGCATCGTGGTGAACACGACCCGGGAGATCGTTACCGATACGTTGGTGAACGCTTATAATCCGACCGATACGATTGTCAGCGTGCTGAAAAGCATCCAAGACAGTGTGGCTTGGCAACGGCAACAACTGATGGATCAGTTGTTGGAAAGGGCCTCTAACTTACGGTATAACAATAGCGTGATTACCCGGGAGATCAACCAGATGCTCCGTAATATCGAGGAGGAGGAGATGGAGGCGTCGCTGGAAAGGGTCTATAAGAAGCAGGTACTATTAAGGGAGACCTCCCATTTGATCGCCGGAATCGCGATCGTCTCCGTGGTAATCGCCTTTCTGTTCCTC from Parabacteroides distasonis ATCC 8503 includes these protein-coding regions:
- a CDS encoding alanine:cation symporter family protein translates to MVVLTLSGITVALMTLPNLIGILLLHREVKNSVKEYWRRMKEK
- a CDS encoding WD40 repeat domain-containing protein translates to MKIYTFILSACLLLVCSACHEASHYLLLGGSGWDKIAIVNKNTKEIEWEHPLEKGWECNSVAVTPDRNILFSYSKGAKLITRDHEEVWNISAPEGCEMQTARVLPNGNYLLAWCGYPATIMEVNAKGEILSKTDFDTHIEQPHAQFRQVNKNKQGNYLVPLFATSEIREISPSGQLLKSVKVDGNPFSVAALDNGNYLVACGDAHCFIELNFETGDIVRKVNENDIEGAQLFFVAQLLPKRDGGLYICNWQGHDGEAAKGHYPQLIEINGAGKMVWDLNDNATFGMISSICPID
- the lsrF gene encoding 3-hydroxy-5-phosphonooxypentane-2,4-dione thiolase, with amino-acid sequence MADLDDLREGADFGLGINCENQSFHVKGAENLPWGMKDRLSRIFNPKTGKAVMLAFDHGFIMGPTSGLERIDLNIVPLIEYADCLMCTRGILQSTIPANTTKPICLRSDAGTSILTDLNDNVLIDIEDAIRMNVSAMAVMLAIGDEAHEAKTVANLYKAVDKASRYNIPVMGVTAVGKQMARDARYFGLASRICAENGANIVKTYYCEGFEKVAAACPVPVVIAGGKKLPEKEALELCYNAINDGAAGVDMGRNVFQSTSPVAMIQAVHAVVHQGITPDQGYELFCDLAK
- a CDS encoding phosphoethanolamine transferase; translated protein: MKYFTKLIRWISSQEHLYFLFALLFIIPNCVFFFTEPLPVTVGIASLLIPLAFWMGVLLVARKPGIVVWCLLPKVILDGGQLVLLYLFGQSVIAVDMYLNLTSSNASEASELLGNIILVIGCVFFFYTLPTLILAYRSIRQKEKLRNPFRKKWAKISLGMFVMGLILCFLSPLQDHRFSWKDDVYPANALYNLYFAINKAERNRKYHITSADFKFDATKLEQAEGKREIYVLVVGETSRAMEWSLYGYERKTTPRMEALDGLVHFTDVVTQSNNTHKSVPIILSAASAENYGVLYDEKSIVTAFKEAGFRTLVIANQKLTTSMIGAFYREADTFIDMSAFNTGSTLTSLHDAAILPYLKKELDKEDGNLFVVLHTYGSHFNYHERYPKEFRFYRPDKAEGIRASYKKELRNAYDNSIHYTDYVLGEIVDMLAKTNAPASMLYLSDHGEDIFDDSRARYLHASPIPTYYQLHIPYVIWFSKAYRESYPQKYLEAQAHETYPVSTNSVFHTMLDIAGVRTPVADSTFALTNRAFKVRDRMYLGDHDDPIPFWKVGLKKQDFEMMDKWDIAYDRN
- a CDS encoding glycoside hydrolase family 130 protein is translated as MDNLKIVGAPLPDMPWEDRPEGSKEVLWRYSKNPVIPRDILPTSNSVFNSAVVPFKGGYAGVFRCDDTNRRMRLHVGFSADAIHWSISETKLEFECDDKEIGEFVYAYDPRVCFIEDRYYVTWCNGYHGPTIGVAYTFDFETFHQLENAYLPFNRNGVMFPRKINGNFAMLSRPSDNGHTPFGDIFYSESPDMCFWGKHRHVMSPAAFEDSAWQCTKIGAGPIPIETSEGWLLIYHGVLRSCNGYVYSFGSAILDLEQPWKVKFRSGPYLLSPQKDYECMGDVPNVVFPCAALHDPETKRIAIYYGCADTVTGLAFGYIDEILDFTKKNSII
- a CDS encoding DAK2 domain-containing protein, producing MKQLTIEAFKAMLDNALKQIKAREEEFSKLDAVIGDGDHGTAIVAAMTAVNKSAQSGTEFKQMLGDMGMDVMMEVSGSTSTLLGAFFLGMSDHAEGTELDAAGVKAMFAGGLANVQQQTQAKRGDKTMMDALIPAVEAMQACTSDDIKEVLNAGAKAALDGAEATVPMKANFGRARNYGERSIGFADSGATSWSCMFASFAEVL
- the ccsA gene encoding cytochrome c biogenesis protein CcsA, which encodes MKTLERFISSSVTTIVLLLIYAFGLAIATFIEKYHGTAVAKALIYYSPVFFLLQFLLVANFVAIVIKHQLLKRRKWGLMVTHAAFIVILLGALISHLFGEEGILHLREGEASDRIMIRTSDQTLYHTLPFSVELVKFTLTRYPGSASPSAYESELLVHVDGQTRHTRVYMNNVLDVKGYRFFQASYDPDEQGTVLSVNRDVAGRNITYTGYVILVIGFILCLVGKNSRFMKLSRQLKDLRGGARKTTLLVAVLLSVGGLRAQGAAAPEMKEVIQKYAISPEHAAKFGALPIQSVSGRMLPINTFSSEVLRKLHKSDQFGSLNSDQFLLSVLAMPDMWVRVPFIALSNSELANYYDLTDKECAYIEVFDSHGRYKLQEKLEEAYNKMPAERTRFDKDLIKLDEQVNIFHQLINYQMLNLFPKEDDPDHKWYAPGDDLSAFSGKDSMFVTHIMGWYLSEVQEGLKSGDWEKADEVIGMIHTYQQAKNKTVDIRPEKIQAEIKYNQMDVFRQCKKGYLILGGLLLIFAFVALFKKKKWVTYTTWLLSLGILAVFVFHMYGMGMRWYIAGYAPWSNSYETMVYVAWATVFAGLLFVRKSTLTFALATLFGGIILFVSGLSWMDPQINPLVPVLKSPWLMFHVAVIVGAYGFFGISCLIGLTNLVMMSVSGEKNSVMLKERVRELSIVNEMSLWIGLALMTIGTFLGAVWANESWGRYWGWDPKETWALITMVIYAIVTHLRLIPKCNNLWLFNFTSILAFYSVLMTFFGVNYFLSGMHSYGQNDNVNGIFIYLYLSIILVLGAGFISYRKRTNFNNIIV
- a CDS encoding MFS transporter; this translates as MEEKNTNATKRRNPVTWVPSVYFAMGLPFVVLNMVTVLMFKGLDISDAQIALWTSVIMLPWTLKPLWSPFLEMYRTKKFFVVLTQLLSGCLFGLVALALNLPSFFALSIALLGIIALSGATHDVATDGVYMKELSPENQAKYIGWQGAFYNLAKIVATGGLVYLAGYMMQYFTGIGLEKEAMIYAWMIVMLLCGTIMILLGFYHMKMLPSGGKAATGEHSLKESMAELWLVFKEFFTKKYIVWYICFIILYRFAEGFVIKIVPLFLKAPIADQGLGLTEQEIGLYYGTFGAAAFVLGSLLGGYYISAKGLRKVLFTLCCCFNIPFLVYTFLACFQPDNGLIIASAIVFEYFGYGFGFVGLMLFMMQQVAPGKHQMAHYAFASGIMNLGVMLPGMMSGFVSDWLGYKYFFIVTLLAMIPSFLVAYFVPFTYDDKGNKLV
- a CDS encoding dihydroxyacetone kinase subunit DhaK — protein: MSDIKTKFINDPENITAELLEGYVLAYPNQVKLAAENIVVRANPKGNDKVAIVTLGGSGHEPALSGFVGEGMLDCSVVGDVFAAPGAQRLFQALQLMDREAGILLVVLNHSGDVMSANMACQLAARKGIKVKKLLTHDDISAGIGANIDDRRGLAGCVPLYKILGAAAEEGKSLDELIEIGERYNKNVATLAVAMRSCTHPQNGGTITNLPDGIMEIGMGQHGEGGGGQKPLVSADDTAVEMVDLLCQQLQPKAGDKMLLIINGVGATTHMELNIIFRKAYKELEARGLQVVVSRIQEILTVQEQAGFQMIMAILDEDHIDYLNNKCADAPYWTTLGK